The DNA sequence CGCGGAACACGCCGGCGACCGACGCGCCGGTCACGGAGACGCCGTCGGCGGAGACACGGATGCGGAACGCCTCCTCGCCGACACGTCCCTCGGCGAAGGGCGCGTCGGCCAGCACGGCGTCGATACGCAGCGTGATCGCGCGCTCCGCACTCCCGGAGACCCGCAGCCCACCGAGGCGCTCAGCGCTCGCGGCGAGGTCGTCGGTGGCGACGACCGGCGTCTCCGCGGTCCAGACGAACGGAGCGGCCGCGGGGTCGATGCGCGAGTGCGCGAGCGGGACCGTCGCCCGATGCGGGGGTGGCGGCATGCGGAGCGCGCGCCCCGGAGTGCTTCCGGTGGCGTGCCCCTGCTGCACGACCGGCTCGCCGGCGACCAGCACCTCCACGACGCCGACGGGCGCCGCGTGCGGGTCGTCGAACGTCGCCCCGGCGGCGATCGTCTCGGGGTCGAACAGCACGAGATCGGCCGTCGAGCCCTCGCGGATCACCCCGCGCGGCGCGTCGCCCCTGTCCAGACCCAGCCGCGCGGCCGGCGTACCGGAGAGGTGCCGGACGGCCTCCTCGAGCGACAGGATGCCGAGCTCCCGCACGTAGTGCCCCAGGTAACGCGGGAAGGTGCCACGGCCCCGCGGATGCGGACGAGCACCGATCAGGATGCCGTCGCTGCCGCCCGTGTGACGGGGGTGCCGCATGATCTCGCGGACGTTGTCCTCATCGCCGATGTGCATGAGGATGCTCGTGGCACCGGCATCCTCGATGATCGTGTCGAGCACGACGTCGACCGCGCGCCGACCCTCGGTCGACGCGATCTCGGCGACTGTGCGGCCGATGAGCCCGGAGAGAGCGGCGTCGCCCGTGCCGGCGATCTGGATCGCGTCCCAGTCGGCTCGCTCCCCGTGAAAGCCGTCGCAGCCGATGTCCTCGAGCTCGACCCGCACGGCCTCCCGCCCCGCGGCGTCGAGCGCCGCGATCGTCCCGAGCAGGTCCCCGCTCTCCGACAGCCTGCTCGGCAGCAGCGCTGCGAGGGTCGTCGCACCCGGGAGGTACGGGTAGGTGTCGAGCGTGACGTCGACCCCGTCGGCGAGCGCCTCGTCGACGAGCGCGAGCAGCTCGTCCGCCCTGCCGCGGTTGGGGAGGAAGTTCATGGTGGCGTGCGTGAGGTGGATCGGGCACCCCGTCCGGCGTCCGATGTCGAGCGCTTCGCGATACGCGTCCAGCGCCGCGCCGCCGTAGCTGCGCGTATGCGGCGACCAGTAGCCGCCCCGTTCGGCGACCACGCGGCACAGGGCCTCGAGCTCCGCCGTGTCGGCGTACATGCCCGGCGTGTACGTCAGGCCGCTCGACATGCCGAAGGCGCCGGCGTCCAGCGCCGCGCCCAGCAGCTCCCCCATCGCCGCGATCTCGGCATCGGTGGCTCGGCGGTTCTCGTGGCCGACCACCATCATGCGCAGGTTGCCCTGCGGCACGAGCACCGCGACGTTCGCGACCGCCGCGGCATCGAATGCGGCGAGCAGGTCGCCCATCGTGCGCCACGGCACCGACGCCGGCGCACCGTTCCAGCCGGCGATCTGCGCGGGGATGACCGAGGCCGTCGCGTCGTCGAGCGGCGCATAGCCGAGACCGTCCTGCCCGACGACCTCGGTGGTCACGCCCTGGCTGATCTTGGCGGTGTGCGCGGCGCCCTCCAGCACGGCGAGCTCGCTGTGCGCGTGCATGTCGATGAAACCCGGTGCGAGCACGAGCCCGGCGGCGTCGACCTCGACAGCGGCATCGGGCAGCTGAGGCGCCTCACCCGCCCCCTCGCGCACGAGCGCGACGACCCTCGCGCCCTCGACGTACACGTCGGCGCGGTAGCGCTGCGCGCCCGTGCCGTCGACGACCGTGCCGTCCCGGTAGACGCGCACCGGCTTCTCGCTGCTCAGAAGCACGTCGCCACCGCTCCGATCACGCGCGGGTCGTCGGCGTCGGGGTCGTCGATCACCGCGACGACCTTCCACTTGTCGAACGCGGTGCACGGGTGCGAGAGGCCCAACCGCACCACGTCGCCCTGCGCGACAGCCGCGTCGGCGTCGAGGCTCAGGAAGGCGTGCTGGTCGTTCAGCGCCGTGACCGAGCCTGCCACCGACTGCGGGACGGGAAGGTCGATGTCGAAGGGCACGTCCCGACGCCCCGCGTCGAGCAGGGCGAGGCCGGGCTCGGGCTGCGAGACGACGCGCGACCACGCGTGCATGGCCGACCGCAGGGACGCGGTGCCCGTCAGCGGACCGAACGGCGACATGCGCGAGTAGAAGCCGTCGTCGTGGATCTGGAACGCGCCGGAGCGCAGCACCACGTCGGCCGCGTCGGCGTGCGGTGCGAGCACGGCCGCCGCACGGTCGGGGAACGAGCTGCCGCCGGCGCTCAGCACGGGCCGCACGCCCTCCGGATAGGCCAGGCGCGAGTGCAGCTCGACGAGCGTGCCGAGATAGGCGTCGACGGCGGCGATCGAGGTGTCGCTGCGGTCAGGGCCGAACGGGCCCTCGTAGCCCGTGACGCCGGCGAGGCGGAGACCGGATGCCGCGGCGATCGCGCCCGCGATGCGCTTGCCCTCCTCGATCGTGCGGGCCCCCGTGCGTCCCCCTGCTCCGCCGAGCTCGACGAGCACGTCGAGGGGACGAGCGGCGCCCTCGAGCGCACCCGCGAGGATCTCGACCGTCCGCTCGGAGTCGGCCCAGCACAGGATGCGCAGCTCGGGGTCGGCGGCGAGCAGCTCGCCGAATCGCCGTGCTGCTGCCGCATCGGTGACGGCGTTCGCGATGAGCACGGTCGACACGCCGGCCTGAACCGCGACCTCCGCCTGCCACGGCGTGGCCATCGAGATCCCCCAGGCGCCCGCGTCCAGGAGACGCTGCCACAGCGCGGGAGCCATGGTCGTCTTGCCGTGCGGCGCGAGCCGGACGCCCTGCTCGGCCGCCCAGGAGAACACCGTCGCCTCGTTGTGGGTCAGTGCCGCCTCGTGCACGGTGAGCACCGGGGTGACCAGATCCGAGAGGTGGAGGTCGGCGTCGGCGATCTCGGAGAGACGCAGCCCTGCCGCCAGGGCCGGGAAGCCCTTCGCCCAGGTGCCGAGTTCGGGATCCGGAATTTGTAGAGGCATCTAACAAGGCTACTAGGCTTGCAGCATGACTTCGAAGACCCGCATCACGACAGACGCCGCCCCCGCCCCCGCCCACACCTTCTCGCAGGGCGTGCGCAAGGGCCCGTTCGTCCAGGTCTCCGGCCAGGGCCCGGTCGACGCCGTCACCAACGAGTACCTCTACCCCGGCGACGTCGCCGCGCAGACCACGCGGACGCTCGAGAACGTCAAGGCCATCGTCGAGGCCTCGGGAGCGACGTTCGACGACGTCGTGATGCTGCGCGTCTACCTCACCAAGCGCGAGGACTTCCCGATCATGAACGAGGCGTATGGCGCCTTCGTCGAGGCGAACACGCCGAGCGGCGTCCTCCCCTCGCGCACCACCGTCTTCACGGGTCTGCCCCGCGAAGAGATGCTCGTCGAGATCGACGGCATCGCCGTCGTCGAGTGACCGCGGGCGACTCCGTCGCCTGATCTGTGCGGGTCCGAGAGGGCCCGCACGACCGTTGCCCCCTCGTTACCTTCGATCCCGTAGCATTGAATGTGATAAAGGCCACGTGAGAACCGGGGGGTGAAGTTCGTGACCGATCTGATCTCAGCGCAGGATGCGAAGACTGAGAAACTGACCGAGGCGGGCTCCGCCGACACGGTCGCTCTGACTCCGTCGGGTGATGACACCCCGACCGACTCGATGCCGCCGCAGAGCGGCGACCAGCCGCTGGCCTGGGCTCCCATCGAACCGGCGCCCAAGAAGAAGCGCCTCGGACTGTGGATCGGCCTGGGCGTCGGGGCCGTCGTGATCGGCGCCGGTGCCGCCTCGATGATCCTGATCGCCCCCGGCACCACGGTCGCCGGCATCCCCGTGGGCTGGCTCACGCCCGGCGCGGCCGCCGATGTCATCAGCGCGCACGTGGCCGAGACCGAGGTCACCCTCACGGGTGCGGGCGACGACGTCGTGCTCACCGGCTCGGAGCTCGGAGCAGCCGTCGACGCGAGCGCCCTCGCCGACAAAGCCTTCGCCGAGCACCCGATGTGGAACGTCGGCGCCTGGACGGGCGAGCCCGTCGCGGGTGAGATCACCCTCGACCCCTCGACCGCCGACGCCGCCCTGCGCGACGCCGTGCCGACGAGCTTCGAAGACCCGGTCGACGCAGGCGTGGTCTTCGACGCCGCCACCGGCAGCTACGTCATCACTCCGTCCGCGACCGGCACCGGCGTCGACGTCGCGGCGCTGAGCGAGGCGTTCACCGACACGATCGCCGACGGCGGCAAGAGCTTCGAATTCCCCGGCGGTCCCGCCGAGGCGGCTCCGGCCGTGACCGATGAGGACGCCACGACCCTGGCGACCTCGATCAACACGATGCTCGGCACGATCGGCTTCTACCTCGGCGAGGAGCGCACGGTCCCCGTCGACGCCGCCACCGCCTCGACCTGGTTCACCGTGGTCGACGACGACGGCACGCTCCGCATCGAGGCGGATCAGGCGGCGATCCAGGCGACCGTCGACGCGCTGCCCGCAGCCGTCGACCGCGCACCGGTCAACGCCACGCAGATCGTCGACTCGTCGGGCAAGGTGCTGCGCACCGAGTCCGAGGGCGTCAACGGCCGCGCACTGAGCGACACCTCGAACCTCGCGTCCGACGTGGCCGACAAGCTCGAGGCCGGCGAGGGCGTGTTCCCGATCTCGGTCACCGAGACCCCGTTCACCGCCGTCACGCTCCTGCGCAAGATCGACGTGAACCTGAGCTCGCAGACCGCGACGCTCTACGAGAACGGCGCCGTCGTGCGGTCGTGGAAGATCTCCTCCGGCAAGGCTGCGACGCCGACCGACGTCGGCAACTTCAAGGTCTACGCCCACGTGCGCTCGCAGACCATGAAGAGCCGCGAGCCCGACGGCTCGATCACCGAGACGCCGAACGTCCCCTGGGTCACCTACTTCAACGGCGACGAGGGCTTCCACGGCACCTACTGGCACAGCAACTTCGGCAACCGCATGAGCCACGGCTGCGTGAACATGCCGATCGACGTCGCCAAGTTCGTGTACGAGTGGTCGCCCGTGGGCATGGAGGTCTCGGTCCACAACTGAGTCGCTCGCCCCGACGGGCGCCGAGCGGATACGCGAAAGGGCCGGATGCTGAGCATCCGGCCCTTTCTCTGTGCGGAATCAGCTGAGCGCGTCGACGATCTCGTTCAGCGTCGTCGAGGGGCGCATGACCGCGGAGACGAGCGCGTCGTCCGGGCGGTAGTACCCGCCGATCTCGACGGTAGAGCCCTGCACGGCGTTGAGCTCGGAGACGATCTTCTCCTCGTTCTCGGCCAGCTTCGCGGCGACGGGCGCGAAGGCTGCGGCGAGTTCGGCGTCCTTCGACTGCTTGGCCAGCTCCTGCGCCCAGTACAGGCCCAGGTAGAAGTGGCTGCCGCGGTTGTCGATCGTGCCGAGCGCGCGTCCGGGCGAGCGGTCCTCCTCGAGGAAGGTGCCGGTCGCGGCATCCAGCGTCTCGGCGAGCACGCGCGCCTTCTCGTTGCCCGTGCGGTCGGCGAAGTGCTCGAGCGAGGCGGCCAGCGCGAAGAACTCGCCGAGCGAGTCCCAGCGCAGGTAGTTCTGCTCGACCAGCTGCTGCACGTGCTTCGGCGCGGAGCCTCCGGCCCCCGTCTCGAACAGTCCGCCGCCGGCGAGCAGCGGCACGATCGAGAGCATCTTGGCGCTCGTGCCGACCTCGAGGATCGGGAACAGGTCGGTGAGGTAGTCGCGGAGCACGTTGCCGGTCACCGAGATGGTGTCCAGGCCGTGACGCATGCGCGCGAGCGTGTAGCGAGTGGCCTCCTCGGGAGCGAGGATCGTGATCGTGAGGCCCTTGGTGTCGAGCGTCGCGAGACCCTGGTGCACCTTGGCGATGATCTGCGCGTCGTGCGAGCGGTTCGCATCGAGCCAGAACACCGCGGGCACACCCGTCGCGCGGGCGCGCGTGACGGCGAGCTTGACCCAGTCCATCACGGGGATGTGCTTGGTCTGCGTGGCGCGCCAGATGTCGCCCTCGCCCACCTCGTGCTCGATGAGCACGGTGCCCTCGCTGTCGAGCACCTGCACGGTGCCGGCGGCGGCGATCTCGAAGGTCTTGTCGTGGCTGCCGTACTCCTCGGCCGCCTGAGCCATGAGCCCGACGTTCGGGACGGTGCCGATCGTGGCGGGGTCGAGCGGGCCGTTCGCGATCACGTCGTCGATCACGGCCTGGTAGACGCTCGCGTACGAGGAGTCGGGGATGACCGCGAGGGTGTCGGCCTCGCCGCCGTCCTTGCCCCACAGCTTTCCGCCGTTGCGCACCAGCGCGGGCATCGAGGCGTCGACGATCACGTCGCTGGGGACGTGCAGGTTCGTGATGCCCTTGTCGGAGTTCACATACGAGAGGCGCGGCCCCTCGGCGATCGCCTTCGCGAACGCGGCGGCGATCTCGTCTCCCCCGGCGATGCCCTCGAGCCCCGCGAGGATCGAGCCGAGGCCGTCGTTCGGGTTGAGACCGGCGGCGGCGAGCTGCTCGCCGTACTGGGCGAACACGTCGGCGAAGAACGCCTTCACGACGTGACCGAAGATGATCGGGTCGCTGACCTTCATCATCGTGGCCTTGAGGTGCACCGAGTAGAGCACGTCGTCGGCCTTCGCGGTCTCGAGCGTCTCCGCGAGGAACGCGTCGAGGTGGGACGCCGACAGGAAGGTCGCGTCGACGATCTCGCGGGGCAGGACCTTGAGGCCCTCCTTCAGCACGGTGACCGTGCCGTCGGCGGCGATGTGGCGGAAGCTCAGCACGTCGTCGTGGGCGGCCACCCAGGAGCGCTCGTTGTGCTTGAAGTCGTCGTGACCGAGCGTCGCGACGCGGGTCTTCGACCCCTCGGCGAAAGGCTTGTTGCGGTGCGGGTGCTTCTTCGCGTAGTTCTTCACGGCGAGCGGCGCGCGGCGGTCGCTGTTGCCCTCACGCAGCACCGGGTTCACGGCGGAGCCCTTGATGCGGTCGTAGCGCGCGCGGATGTCCTTCTCCTCGAGCGACGAGGGCTCGTCGGGGAAGTCGGGGATGTCGTAGCCCTGAGCCTGCAGCTCGGCGATCGCGCCCTTCAGCTGCGGGATGGATGCCGAGATGTTCGGGAGCTTGATGATGTTCGCCTCGGGCAGGGTGGCGAGTCCGCCGAGCTCGGCCAGTGCGTCGCCGACCTGCTGCTCCGGAGCGAGCTTCTGCGGGAAGGCGGCGAGGATGCGACCGGCGAGGGAGATGTCCCGCGTCTCGACGTCGATGCCCGCCTGGCCGGTGAAGGCCTGGATGATCGGGAGGAAGGAAGCTGTGGCGAGCGCGGGAGCCTCGTCCGTGTAGGTGTAGATGATGGCGTCGTCGGTCACCGGGAGGTTCTCCGTTCACGAGGGCAGAATTGTCTCGATACCAAGATACCTGAGGGCTTCTCGACCCCGAGAATCTGCTCGTCTCTGGGTAGGAGCGGGCCGGAGGGGTTAGCCTGTGTCTATGTCCGAACTGCGCATGGTCGAACTCTCCGCTGCGACGATCGTCGCCGTGAACAACCTGTCGCTCAAGCCCGGACAGGAGCAGTTCCTCGCTCCGGTGTCCTACGGCATCGCGGCGACCGTCATCAACCCGCAGACCTCCTGGCAGCGCGTCGTGCTCGACGGCGACCAGGTCGTCGGCTTCGTGAGTGCGAACTTCGACTCGGAGGCGCCCGAGGAGCACTTCCGCTCCGTCCTGTGGCGCATCAACGTCGACGCCGACGATCAGGGCAAGGGCGTGGGTCGCTTCGCCGTCGAGCAGCTCGTGGAGGAGGCCCGCTCCCGCGGCGTCGACCACGTGAACGTCATCTACGAAGCCGGGGAGGACGGCCCTGAGGCCTTCTTCCTGCGCGTCGGCTTCACGCCGGTCGGCGAGACGGAGTACTCCGAGGTCATCGCCGAGATCCGCGTCACGCCGTAGGCCGGCGGCGGGGTCGCCGCCCCCACCCTCATCGAGGCCCGTCGCCCTGTCGGCACGGGCCTCCGATGTTCTCCCGCGGCGGAGATCACGTATTTGTTGCGAGTCGCCACAAAAAGCTTGCGCTCCCCTGCCGAGCGTGCCTATCATCGCTTCAGAGCGCTGGCGAAGCGCTTCGACGATGTTCCCGAACGAGCGACGACGGAGTCCCGATGACGACGATCCATGAGGTGGCGCACGCCGCCGGGGTGTCGATCAGCACCGTCTCCTACGCGCTCAGCGGCAAGCGCCCGGTCTCCGAGAAGACGCGACGCCGCATCGAGGATGCGGCTCGCACGCTCGGCTACGAGCCGGACGCCGGCGCCCGCATGCTGGCGGGCCGCCGTACCCACATCTTCGCCCTCACCGAGCCGCTGCGCGCCGACACGCACGCCCCCACCCACATGGCTTTCGTGCTCGCCACGGCTGTCGCCGCCCGGCGCCGGGGCTACGACATCCTCCTCCTCACCGACGAGCAGACCTCGGACGGGATGAACCGCGTCGCGGCGAGCCGCCTCGTCGACGCGATCCTCGTGCTCGATGTCGCGCCGGACGACGACCGCGCCGCCATCGCGCGCAGCGTCCGCACGCCGACGGTGTTCATCGGCATCCCCGACGACGCGGAGGGCCTGACCTGCGTCGACCTCGACTTCGAGGCGGCGGGCGCGCTCGCGATCGACCGGCTCGCCGATGCCGGGCACCGACGCGTCATGCTGCTCGGCCAGACCGAGGTGTCATACCGCAAGTCGAACTTCCCCCGGCGGCTGCTCGCCGGCGTCACCGACCGCGCCGCGCACCGCGACATCGCCCTCGCCTGGGCGACGACCGGCGACACGACGACGGATGCCGCGTCCGTGCGCTCCACGTGCGAGGCCGCCCTCGACCGCGGCGACCGCGCGTTCATCGTGCACGCGGTCGGCGACGTGCACGAGATCCTGCTCGCGACCGTCGCCGACCGGGGACTGCGCGTCGGCGAGGACGTCTCGGTCGTCTCGGCCGCGGCATCCTTCGACACGACCGAGCTGTCGGTCGCCGTCGACACGATCCCCCTCGTGCCGCAGCAGTCGTGCGAGCTCGCGGTCGACCTCGCCGTCGGCAGCGTCGAGAGCGGCGGATCGACGCCGCGCATCCACCTCATCCCACCCGAGTACCGCGAGGCCGGCTCGATCGCTCCCGCCCGGGGGTAGCGAACCGCTCCTCGTCGCGATCGTCTGCGCGTTGTCGAAACGCTTCGATGACGTGCAGGCCACAACTGAAGACGACCCGAAGAAGTGTCCCGGCCCGAGAGGCCACCGAGAAAGGAGTGCCGACGATGGCACGCAACATCCGCACGACCAAGACGCTGGCCGCCGTGGCCGCGCTCACCGCGGCAGGGCTCGCCCTGAGCGGCTGCGGCGCCGGCTCAGGAGACGAGGGCGGCGACGGCCAGACCCTGAAGCTCTGGCACTACGAGGGCGCGGACAGCGCCATGGGGAAGGCCTGGGCGGAGGCCATCTCGATCTTCGAGGAGGAGACCGGCGCGAAGGTCGAGTTCGAGGAGAAGTCGTTCGAGCAGATCCAGAAGACGGCGAGCCAGGTGCTCGACACCGACGCCGCCCCCGACCTCATGGAGTTCAACAAGGGCAACGCGACGGCCGGATTCCTGGCCTCGACCGGCCTGATCGCCGACATCTCCGACGCGGTCGACGAGTACGGCTGGGACGAGAAGCTCGCTCCCTCGCTGCAGACCACCGCGAAGTACTCGGAGGACGGCGTGATGGGCGGCGACACCTGGTTCGGCATCCCGAACTACGGCGAGTTCGTGGGCGTCTACTACAACCAGGACGCGTTCGCCGAGGCCGGCCTCGAGATCCCCACCACCTACGAGGAGTTCGTGGCCGTGCTCGACGCGTTCGTCGCGAAGGGCGTCACCCCGCTCGCCGAGGCAGGGGCCGAGTACCCGCTGGGTCAGCTCTGGTACCAGCTCGCGCTGCTCGAGGGCGACCGCAGCTTCGTCGACGCCTATCAGCTGTACGACGGCGAGGTCGACTGGCAGGGGCCGGAGATCAGCTCCGCGACCGAGACGCTGAAGGAGTACGTCGACAAGGGGTACATCGCCTCCGACGTCTCGTCGGTCAAGGCCGAGGACGCGGGCGTCTCGTTCATCAACGGCACCTCGCCCATCTTCGTGTCCGGCTCGTGGTGGTTCGGCCGCTTCGTCGCCGAGGCGACCGGCTTCGACTGGACGATGACCGCTTTCCCCGGTGCCGACCTGTCGCTCGGCTCCTCGGGCAACCTCTGGGTCGTCCCCGAGAACGCCGCGAACAAGGAGCTGGCCTACCAGTTCATCGACATCACGATGCGCCCCGAGATCCAGGCCATCATCGGCAACAACGGCGGGCTGCCCGTCGCCGCCGACACCGCCGACATCACCGACGAGAAGAGCGCCGCGCTCATCGAGACGTTCAACGGCGTGCTCGACGCCGACGGCCTCTCGTTCTACCCGGACTGGCCCGCACCCGGCTTCTACGACGTCATCGTGCAGGAGCTCCAGGGCCTCATCACGGGCTCGCAGGACGCGGAGACCACCGACAAGAACCTCGGCGAGCAGTACGACGAGGGCACAGCGGAATTCCGTTGATCGATTCGCGGAGGGCGGCGCCCGCGTCGCCCTCCGCATCCTCCTGGAGAAGAACATGACACTCGCCACGCGCGAACCCCGCACGAGCAAGGGCCGCACCAAGCTGCCGCCCGAACAGCCGTCGATCCCGCAGCGCCGCGGCGGCACCGGCGCGTACTGGATGTACCTGCTGCCCGGCTTCGTCCTGCTGCTGGTCGTCGTCATCGTGCCGCTGATCTGGAACGTGTACCTCACCTTCACGAAGTGGAAGGGCGTGCGCACGCCGGAGTTCATCGGACTCGAGAACTGGCAGAAGATCCTCACAGACAGCGACTTCTGGACCTCGTTCGGGAACTCCGTGTGGATGATCATCGCGATGGTGGTCGTCCCGACGATCGTCGGACTGGTCGTGGCCGCCCTGCTCTTCGACGTCGTCGGACGCAAGTTCGGCGGCAAGGTCGGCAGCTTCCTCCGCGCGACGTACTACCTCCCGCAGATCCTGCCCATCGCGGTCGCCGGCATCGTCATCGGATGGATCGTGCGGCCGGGCGGCGACGGCGCCCTCAACCAGATCCTCGGCGCCTTCGGCATCCCGTCCTACGACTGGCTCGGCCAGATGCCCTCCGCGCTGATCGTGCTCATGGTCGTCATGGTCTGGGTGCAGCTCGGCTACCCCGTGGTGGTGTTCATGGCCGCGCTGCAGCGCGTCGACCCCGAGCTGTACGAAGCGGCAGAGCTCGACGGCGCGAACTGGTTCCAGCGCTTCTCCGCCATCACCATGAGCATCATCCGTCCCGAGATCTTCGTCGTGACGCTCACCTGCACGATCGCCGCGCTCAAGGTCTTCGGCCCG is a window from the Microbacterium sp. LWO14-1.2 genome containing:
- a CDS encoding family 20 glycosylhydrolase, which produces MLLSSEKPVRVYRDGTVVDGTGAQRYRADVYVEGARVVALVREGAGEAPQLPDAAVEVDAAGLVLAPGFIDMHAHSELAVLEGAAHTAKISQGVTTEVVGQDGLGYAPLDDATASVIPAQIAGWNGAPASVPWRTMGDLLAAFDAAAVANVAVLVPQGNLRMMVVGHENRRATDAEIAAMGELLGAALDAGAFGMSSGLTYTPGMYADTAELEALCRVVAERGGYWSPHTRSYGGAALDAYREALDIGRRTGCPIHLTHATMNFLPNRGRADELLALVDEALADGVDVTLDTYPYLPGATTLAALLPSRLSESGDLLGTIAALDAAGREAVRVELEDIGCDGFHGERADWDAIQIAGTGDAALSGLIGRTVAEIASTEGRRAVDVVLDTIIEDAGATSILMHIGDEDNVREIMRHPRHTGGSDGILIGARPHPRGRGTFPRYLGHYVRELGILSLEEAVRHLSGTPAARLGLDRGDAPRGVIREGSTADLVLFDPETIAAGATFDDPHAAPVGVVEVLVAGEPVVQQGHATGSTPGRALRMPPPPHRATVPLAHSRIDPAAAPFVWTAETPVVATDDLAASAERLGGLRVSGSAERAITLRIDAVLADAPFAEGRVGEEAFRIRVSADGVSVTGASVAGVFRGATTLRQLREPGTEQSRIPAGEWTGAPAYAWRGAMLDVARHFRPAADVRRLVDLLADHHLNVLHLHLTDDQGWRFEVPGYPRLTEVGARREATQRGHGPLATVEPGVHEGHYTDAELRDLVAYAAAQHVTLVPEVELPGHIQAGLAAYPELGNTDVGGPVTAPWERFGVNPRTLAPTEESLAFGRAAIDALCDLFDSPWIGIGGDEVPVTEWEHSAAAQERMRQRGLASAHDVQPWFTAHFVAHVRARGRTALAWDEVLEGDVPDGVEILAWRGPVAMREALRRGIPVIACPDLSVYLDYPQSDSEEEPIRVGPPLPIEQVYGLRVEEGASGGQANVWTEHLPSRDRVDFAMFPRLSAVAERLWEGGEPAPFEDFARRLPVHLRRLAERGVRYRPLDGPTPAQRRPGVPGKPLTREAREGIVEGLVARLVERAGEVDSDG
- a CDS encoding alanine racemase; translated protein: MPLQIPDPELGTWAKGFPALAAGLRLSEIADADLHLSDLVTPVLTVHEAALTHNEATVFSWAAEQGVRLAPHGKTTMAPALWQRLLDAGAWGISMATPWQAEVAVQAGVSTVLIANAVTDAAAARRFGELLAADPELRILCWADSERTVEILAGALEGAARPLDVLVELGGAGGRTGARTIEEGKRIAGAIAAASGLRLAGVTGYEGPFGPDRSDTSIAAVDAYLGTLVELHSRLAYPEGVRPVLSAGGSSFPDRAAAVLAPHADAADVVLRSGAFQIHDDGFYSRMSPFGPLTGTASLRSAMHAWSRVVSQPEPGLALLDAGRRDVPFDIDLPVPQSVAGSVTALNDQHAFLSLDADAAVAQGDVVRLGLSHPCTAFDKWKVVAVIDDPDADDPRVIGAVATCF
- a CDS encoding RidA family protein gives rise to the protein MTSKTRITTDAAPAPAHTFSQGVRKGPFVQVSGQGPVDAVTNEYLYPGDVAAQTTRTLENVKAIVEASGATFDDVVMLRVYLTKREDFPIMNEAYGAFVEANTPSGVLPSRTTVFTGLPREEMLVEIDGIAVVE
- a CDS encoding L,D-transpeptidase family protein; amino-acid sequence: MTDLISAQDAKTEKLTEAGSADTVALTPSGDDTPTDSMPPQSGDQPLAWAPIEPAPKKKRLGLWIGLGVGAVVIGAGAASMILIAPGTTVAGIPVGWLTPGAAADVISAHVAETEVTLTGAGDDVVLTGSELGAAVDASALADKAFAEHPMWNVGAWTGEPVAGEITLDPSTADAALRDAVPTSFEDPVDAGVVFDAATGSYVITPSATGTGVDVAALSEAFTDTIADGGKSFEFPGGPAEAAPAVTDEDATTLATSINTMLGTIGFYLGEERTVPVDAATASTWFTVVDDDGTLRIEADQAAIQATVDALPAAVDRAPVNATQIVDSSGKVLRTESEGVNGRALSDTSNLASDVADKLEAGEGVFPISVTETPFTAVTLLRKIDVNLSSQTATLYENGAVVRSWKISSGKAATPTDVGNFKVYAHVRSQTMKSREPDGSITETPNVPWVTYFNGDEGFHGTYWHSNFGNRMSHGCVNMPIDVAKFVYEWSPVGMEVSVHN
- a CDS encoding NADP-dependent isocitrate dehydrogenase, producing MTDDAIIYTYTDEAPALATASFLPIIQAFTGQAGIDVETRDISLAGRILAAFPQKLAPEQQVGDALAELGGLATLPEANIIKLPNISASIPQLKGAIAELQAQGYDIPDFPDEPSSLEEKDIRARYDRIKGSAVNPVLREGNSDRRAPLAVKNYAKKHPHRNKPFAEGSKTRVATLGHDDFKHNERSWVAAHDDVLSFRHIAADGTVTVLKEGLKVLPREIVDATFLSASHLDAFLAETLETAKADDVLYSVHLKATMMKVSDPIIFGHVVKAFFADVFAQYGEQLAAAGLNPNDGLGSILAGLEGIAGGDEIAAAFAKAIAEGPRLSYVNSDKGITNLHVPSDVIVDASMPALVRNGGKLWGKDGGEADTLAVIPDSSYASVYQAVIDDVIANGPLDPATIGTVPNVGLMAQAAEEYGSHDKTFEIAAAGTVQVLDSEGTVLIEHEVGEGDIWRATQTKHIPVMDWVKLAVTRARATGVPAVFWLDANRSHDAQIIAKVHQGLATLDTKGLTITILAPEEATRYTLARMRHGLDTISVTGNVLRDYLTDLFPILEVGTSAKMLSIVPLLAGGGLFETGAGGSAPKHVQQLVEQNYLRWDSLGEFFALAASLEHFADRTGNEKARVLAETLDAATGTFLEEDRSPGRALGTIDNRGSHFYLGLYWAQELAKQSKDAELAAAFAPVAAKLAENEEKIVSELNAVQGSTVEIGGYYRPDDALVSAVMRPSTTLNEIVDALS
- a CDS encoding GNAT family N-acetyltransferase — encoded protein: MSELRMVELSAATIVAVNNLSLKPGQEQFLAPVSYGIAATVINPQTSWQRVVLDGDQVVGFVSANFDSEAPEEHFRSVLWRINVDADDQGKGVGRFAVEQLVEEARSRGVDHVNVIYEAGEDGPEAFFLRVGFTPVGETEYSEVIAEIRVTP
- a CDS encoding LacI family DNA-binding transcriptional regulator; protein product: MTTIHEVAHAAGVSISTVSYALSGKRPVSEKTRRRIEDAARTLGYEPDAGARMLAGRRTHIFALTEPLRADTHAPTHMAFVLATAVAARRRGYDILLLTDEQTSDGMNRVAASRLVDAILVLDVAPDDDRAAIARSVRTPTVFIGIPDDAEGLTCVDLDFEAAGALAIDRLADAGHRRVMLLGQTEVSYRKSNFPRRLLAGVTDRAAHRDIALAWATTGDTTTDAASVRSTCEAALDRGDRAFIVHAVGDVHEILLATVADRGLRVGEDVSVVSAAASFDTTELSVAVDTIPLVPQQSCELAVDLAVGSVESGGSTPRIHLIPPEYREAGSIAPARG
- a CDS encoding extracellular solute-binding protein; the protein is MARNIRTTKTLAAVAALTAAGLALSGCGAGSGDEGGDGQTLKLWHYEGADSAMGKAWAEAISIFEEETGAKVEFEEKSFEQIQKTASQVLDTDAAPDLMEFNKGNATAGFLASTGLIADISDAVDEYGWDEKLAPSLQTTAKYSEDGVMGGDTWFGIPNYGEFVGVYYNQDAFAEAGLEIPTTYEEFVAVLDAFVAKGVTPLAEAGAEYPLGQLWYQLALLEGDRSFVDAYQLYDGEVDWQGPEISSATETLKEYVDKGYIASDVSSVKAEDAGVSFINGTSPIFVSGSWWFGRFVAEATGFDWTMTAFPGADLSLGSSGNLWVVPENAANKELAYQFIDITMRPEIQAIIGNNGGLPVAADTADITDEKSAALIETFNGVLDADGLSFYPDWPAPGFYDVIVQELQGLITGSQDAETTDKNLGEQYDEGTAEFR